The Salvelinus sp. IW2-2015 unplaced genomic scaffold, ASM291031v2 Un_scaffold515, whole genome shotgun sequence nucleotide sequence CACCTTAAAGATAGGATATCTTTGATAGAATATATCAAAATGAGACGCGCAGGTTTGGGTAAGTTTCTGTTTTAGTCTATCGTTTTCAATGGAGAACGCTCATTCGGGCTAGTTAGCAGGCTGGCTAGCTCACGTATGTATAAATAAcgggctagctagctactacacTTACTGACMAACTTGTTTTGGTAATTGTCATCATGGTTACATTATAGCTAACTAGTGAACTGTCTTTTACCTACTTAACGTTAGTTAAGTTACATTTTATTGCGTAAGCGTGTGTACGTACTTAACACAGTTACCCACACTGATGCTACCTGACAGGCCTTcataggtaacgttagctagctatttctAGTTTATTTAGCTAACGTAGATCAATGGTTTTGTACATCATGTCAAACAGGCGAAGGAGGACCTGGAAACTATGTGGCCAGCGGGTACAGCGCGTATGAAGAGGAAAATGAACACTTACAAGAGGGTCTGAGAGCCAAAGTCAGCGCCTTGAAACATGTAAGCATGTCAATGTGTGCAGGGCTCCATGAAATGATATAATATGGGGTTTAGAGGTCTGGCTATCTCATATTGTTATCAAGTCCTCTGATTAACCTATTCCATGTTTGTCCTACAGCTGTCAATAGATATTGGAACCGAAGTGAAGTACCAGAACAAAATGTTGGATGATATGGTAAGGAAGTGAGACAGACAATGACTACTCTGCATAACTACACAACAGCTCAAGACCTATTCACACACAGCTCACTTTCTGTACCCTCTTCTGCCAGATTGCACAAATGAAAAAATAAACTGAGTTGGCATCATTTCACGATATTGCACAACAGATCGGCTATTTCACAGTGCAATTCATATCAGGACGGCAAAACATAT carries:
- the bet1 gene encoding BET1 homolog; translated protein: MRRAGLGEGGPGNYVASGYSAYEEENEHLQEGLRAKVSALKHLSIDIGTEVKYQNKMLDDMDSDFDSTGGLLGATIGRVKQLSRGSQTKLLCYMLLFCLFVFTLLYWFIKLR